A stretch of DNA from Schizosaccharomyces osmophilus chromosome 2, complete sequence:
TTTCAATTGAGATATccaaaaaaggaagcacAGTCGCTATGTCCGAAAAAAGAGTGACAGTCCTTTCatctcttttcatttatgTATTCAACTTATAATTCACATATTTTCTTACAATCTAAAACGTCTGTCTTTGATCAAATCCCAAAAGTAGAGAACATTCGTTGACATAAAAAAGGAGGACATCATGCTCAAGGAACATGCTAAGCTCATACTGAAATTGGGGATTGATGCTAGGACGCGCTTTTGAACCTCGTTCTATACGGTACTTATAGATTTATTTATGTACGGTAGTGAAAAATACGCCGGCAAAAGAACACTTCCTATTCACCCAACTGGCAGAGTAGGAGTATGAGAAATTAATTTATTCGTTTCTAAGAACGAAAAGGGGAATATAGctaaaagaagcaaaacaagGATTAGAACGTAGAGAGGAAATCTTTATGACTCAAAACATGCTTAAGGAATCAACTTAGAGTTGGAATAATTTCTACTGATGGATCTATATTGTGAATAAATTGTAGTGGAATTCGTGGATTTTAGTATAAGTGACATAAGTGACCAAGACTCAGTGAATTTTCATActtattcaaaatttatCTGTCTatgaaataataaagcAATTTCTGAATAGAGCCAATTTAtgtagaaaacaaaaatattattgACGAAAATATAGCAGAAGGACTACAGTATATTGACTTAACCATCATCGGCTCAGCCGATTGTATGGGATGCAATAGTGTGAACTAACaatttatcaaaattgtaatgaaaaaagagcTAAGTTGGGTAGCTGCATTATACAATtagtttatgaaaattaTCTTGTTGGCCTTTAGTTATTCGATGAAATACCAttaaaatcatcaaaataGTTTATAACTAGGAATGACACAGAAGTTATATGGATAACCCGATGGATATTTTGAGAGGACCAAGCCCATCGGTAGAATCGTTTGGGCGGATGATTATTCTTGCTACTTTGTCTGCAAGTACTCAAGGACTCAATCGTCTATAGTGGTTGATGATCGGAATATCCGAATGCAAACAAAACCAGCTTTATCACTGGCTTCGGCCTTTCAAGAGTTTTCTTTGGGGTCGCCATGTAAGACCAATATTTAGTAATTTCTACTCGCTTTTAAAAGTCAAGATTGACAAAATATCCAACGCACACTTGAAATCCGGAAATCCcgaaaatgcaaaaaatgGGCTGTTCTGGGAATCGAACCCAGGACCACCATCACCCTAAGATGGTATCATACCACTAGACCAAACGGCCACTTTTACGAAGAGTATGCCGTAATTCTTTATTgtgtaatttttttttgcaatcACTTATCTATGTCATTAACATAATTAAAGAAGTTATCCAAATTGTGAATTTCAAGACTGGAATTAAATATGATAAAGGTAATTTGGTGTCATACAAGGTCGGATAGCACAGTTGGTAGTGCGCATGACTGTTAATCATGAGGTCGTGGGTTCGAGTCCCACTCTGaccgtttctttttcttccttacCTTAACCTTATTAAGGCGCTTATTTCAATAAAATCATAAATATTTTCCGGTCTACTTAGCTTATTGTATATATAATGAAACAATTTCCAATGAGAAGATAAATAGTATACTAGTAATACGGACGAAAAGTAATGGACAACGTacttgaaacaaaaggattGTATCTATTAACTCTTGCCAACTGCGATTTAATTCACTTACAATGAAACGCAACCACGAAAAAATGTGTTATGAGTTTTCGGCTGCGCCGATCcatgttttatttactgCTCAACCGAGGggaattagaaaataaaacactATGAAAATAGAATCCTGTGCTTAAttaaatgataaaaaaaatcataaaacCTAATAAAATTACTTGTATACCGgttgaaaaaacaaagctttTCCAAGCATCGTCGGAGAAGCCGACGATGAATAGTGAATTCTGCTAAACCAAATTACCAAACATGAACGCATTTTACTATGCCTAAGGAGCTCATCTTGGATAAGCTGACTCCAAATCGGCAGTAGGGATGTTTTATAACAAATTGGCGGAAACATGGGATCATATACGAAGAAAATGGATTCGCAAACAAAAGCTAAAAGGAACTTGAGTTCAATCATGTAACGCGAACAATTGTTATCACTGATTCTTTCCATTCCAAGCTGCGTATTCCTGGCATTTCTTTAGAACTTGCGAGCTTCCTTTCCATCTGTGGATTCTTACCAACGGAAATTATTACCTTTTGGcgctttgtttttgaatattaCCTCGGCAAAGATAactgttcttcttcttgagAAGTCGGTTCTTTGGGATGCAATAAACCTTTCCTTAAAAAACAACTTCTTTGAGATCATGGAGAATACCAACACCATGCAATGGACACTTTGGTTCTTTTAAGGCATGGAATAAGATCTATTTTGGTGTATTCTTGGCGCTATTTCTATGCAAGTTATGGTTCAATAATTTATTGCATCGCTActtcattcctttttctgtttacACCTCCTTGCTGATAGTCTGATCGGTTTTATCGCCTTTTTTGGAGTATCTGGAGGATTCTTTAGAGGGAATCCAAAGTCTCTTAGCACATAAGCTCGAGTTATCTTCCCAATTGAGGATGTTTGATAGTACTATCAAGAAACGTGTAAAGGAACTATGGGAGCTTGAGCGACAACGGAGAGATATATAAAGTCTTCTGGTAGCCGCAAAGTTGAAAGCATACCATTGTgttgaatttgttttatgaCACCCTTTCCTTCCAGGACCTTTTCTATTTCCATCTTTTTTGATCAGGGCCTAGCATAATAGGTTGTAaaacgttttctttcttggattttttctcttgctACAGTTTGGctctttattaaaattcaaattttcttGGGTGAAGCACTTTTTACAATGGACTCGTCGCCTTCACCTCCTCAATATGTACCTGAAACAAGGGTGTATTCCTATTCAAACCGTAACTTATCTAATGAACATGCAGAtattgatgaaaagaagccCGCTGTTGTTGAACAGTCTGAAGTCTCTGTCGGTGAAGTTGACATTGTCCAACCGAAAGGATGGTTTTCCGATTTCGTTGATGGTTTTCGTTTGGCTAATACAGATGATGGTACTCCTGAACATGGTCTTAAGCGGAAACTCAAGTCTCGGCATATCCAAATGATTGCTATAGGAGGAGCCATTGGTACTGGTGTTTGGGTTGGTAGCGGGCAATCTTTAGCTACTGGAGGTGCTGCATCTGTCTTAATTAATTATATTCTGGTCGGCACCATGGTTTTTTTTACCGTGTATAACCTGGGTGAATTATGCGTCGCCTTCCCTACTCGCGGTGGTTACATTACACATGCTACTCGTTTTATTGATGACTCTTGGGGATTTGCCTTGAGCTGGAACTATGTCATGGGTCCCATCGCTAGTATTCCGCTTGAACTTACCACTAGTACAATGGTCATGCGTTACTGGACAGACCTCAATGCGGGTATATGGGTCacaattttcattttctttcttatttccGCAAACACATTTGGTGTACGACTCTATGGAGAGCTCGAATATTTCTTGTCCACAATAAAAATTGCAGCAATGTTTGGTTTCATCATCCTTGGCATTATTATCAATTGTGGTGGTGTCCCCACAGACCACCGAGGCTACATTGGGACCCACTTGTTTCGAGAAAATGCGTTTCGAAATGGATTTAAAGGATTTTGCTCAGTTTTTACCACAGCcgccttttctttttccgGTACCGAATACGTAGGAGTTGCTGCTGCTGAAACCGACAACCCTGCCAAGGCTTTCCCAAAGGCTGTTCGCCAAACTTTTTTTCGTATTgccattttttatatcttttctcttctcaTCGTAGGTCTGCTCGTTAGTGGTGCCGACCCTCGCCTAACTTCTTATAGCGGGGTGGATGCCAGTCCCTTCGTCCTAGCCATCAAAGACGCAAACATTAAAGCCTTACCTTCAATTCTAAACGCCgttattttaatttctgTTATATCTTCTGCGAATGCAACACTCTATGCAGGAAGTCGCGCtattcattctttaggCTGTAATGGGTTCGCCCCAAAATGCTTCGGCTGGGTAGATCGTTCTGGCCGTCCTATCATTGCTCttctcattctttttttctttatgcCTTTGGCATATTTGGTAGAAACGGGAAAAAGTACAACTGTGTTTAACTGGCTTCTGTCTATTTCTAGCCTTGGCACTTTGTTTACCTGGGGGAGCATCAATTTAGCCTATATTCGTTATCGTTCTGCTATGAAACATCAACAGCGTAGCGTGAAACAGATTGGTTTTCGCTCTCCTTTTGGTATCTATGCCGCCTGGTATGCCTTTGGCTTTATTTGCTTGGTATTAGTAGCTGAATTTTATGTTTCAGTTAGCCCCATTAGCGGAAAATCGAGTGcgaattccttttttatgaacTATTTATCAGCGATTattattttggttttttttgttgttcaCAAACTTATCTACAGAACTCCGATCATTACCTCCAGTAGTATGGACATCGAAACTGACTTGGCCTGTGTAGTACCGTCAGAGAAAGATCAAGAAAAACTCGAGACGACCGGCTTTGGGTCACTTCAAAATGCCATTAAGAAAAtgctattttttttaaaaacatattttccttgatgattcttttctaCGGATATTCGTTTCccattcttattttttacgCTCATTTTCGCTGCTTTAAGCGAATGTATTTATGTTTCTGCAACTTCGCTCGTTAGTTTATTGCAAATACTACTCAACTCTATTCATGTTTACCTTTTCACCGTAACGAACTTTAGGTGTGGACAGATTCTTTCCATGTTTACATAGACAATGCAGAGTTTCAAGAATTCTCAAACAATCCTTTCTGTGAGAGTTTGTAGTATTTTTGACGATATGAGAACAGAAATTATTTCAAGTGTATTTTGCTTGAATGTGGTAGTCTGAGTTTTCCTATTTGCTACTTGctgctttgtttatataAGGAAGGGGTTTTGACTTGGGAGCATCTCAATTCCATTCAACCAGAACCATTATCAAATTTTACTTTACAAATAGATGTCTATTAATAATAGTTTCATTACTTGCAATGAGTTCCAACAGTCATAATTCAAGTCGTGCACCGTCAGAGCAAACACGATTACTAGATAGTCGCGACGAAAGTTCTAGCCAAAATGATACCAAGTTTACTCACTTTTTTGTAACGATTTCTGTGGGATACGCTTATGCTATTATCAATTTACTTTCCTTCTACTATTCTGATCGGGGTCCTTTTTTCGTTACTGGTGGGTCACAAATAGCTTTCTGGGGAATCTACAGCATTGGATTAATTTCTTCCACGGCACTTCGAATTCGTATGTAAATACTTAAAGTTCTCTCGAGAGAGTATGACTTCCTTATATGCTAACTTCAACCTTAGGACAGACGAAAGATGCCATTGTATTCGTTAAACACTGGTTACTGGGATGCTTTATGacaattctttattttttaatatttatCTCATACCTCCAGGATCATATGTACTCTTTGGACCCTCCTAAACGTCCAGTCGACCTTCCTCGATGGATATGGATTATCATCGGTTTGGTTTTGTGTGGATCCATTGAATCACACGCATGTAAGAAACCTAAAAGGTCAATTGAAATAGCtaatatccaaaaaaaaaactagaTTGTATAAAAAACTCTAACGATATTCTGGTTGCCGTTCTGATGACAATAACTTATGTGGTTCTTTTATGCCCCATGCCTCTGTTTCTGTCGCAGATGGGGTTAttatttcctttaaaaTG
This window harbors:
- a CDS encoding amino acid transmembrane transporter codes for the protein MDSSPSPPQYVPETRVYSYSNRNLSNEHADIDEKKPAVVEQSEVSVGEVDIVQPKGWFSDFVDGFRLANTDDGTPEHGLKRKLKSRHIQMIAIGGAIGTGVWVGSGQSLATGGAASVLINYILVGTMVFFTVYNLGELCVAFPTRGGYITHATRFIDDSWGFALSWNYVMGPIASIPLELTTSTMVMRYWTDLNAGIWVTIFIFFLISANTFGVRLYGELEYFLSTIKIAAMFGFIILGIIINCGGVPTDHRGYIGTHLFRENAFRNGFKGFCSVFTTAAFSFSGTEYVGVAAAETDNPAKAFPKAVRQTFFRIAIFYIFSLLIVGLLVSGADPRLTSYSGVDASPFVLAIKDANIKALPSILNAVILISVISSANATLYAGSRAIHSLGCNGFAPKCFGWVDRSGRPIIALLILFFFMPLAYLVETGKSTTVFNWLLSISSLGTLFTWGSINLAYIRYRSAMKHQQRSVKQIGFRSPFGIYAAWYAFGFICLVLVAEFYVSVSPISGKSSANSFFMNYLSAIIILVFFVVHKLIYRTPIITSSSMDIETDLACVVPSEKDQEKLETTGFGSLQNAIKKMLFFLKTYFP